In a single window of the Lineus longissimus chromosome 4, tnLinLong1.2, whole genome shotgun sequence genome:
- the LOC135486668 gene encoding uncharacterized protein LOC135486668 yields MGAGAGKSPEYGVRVNPRVDYAERLGKKAGKDLIIDAPAIIDLQHGTIRYREIDEGRKVKKAGRIERPHEGPERDKKHGYFYHSRLTDFSENADEKKEEEFKFYYVFQGPNRTKQKQLHYVFGRGMGAIDPGIVRKSDKPSGKGYVWPTAFRQPNHIYYDLHFIPQTSELEPEDDADDVREDVTAEKTMHYTMKLDTSDTAGHVKERLAVRQLKSAINIHIIRRGAELMDEEVIGDLRSPNQEQWQAFKVKLLLS; encoded by the exons ATGGGTGCTGGTGCTGGTAAATCTCCTGAATATGGAGTTCGTGTAAATCCCAGGGTAGATTATGCGGAACGCCTTGGCAAAAAAGCTGGAAAG GACTTGATCATTGATGCACCGGCCATAATTGACCTACAGCATGGAACAATCAGATACCGAGAAATTGATGAAGGCAGGAAAGTGAAAAAGGCTGGACGCATAGAGAGAccacatgaaggacctgaaagAGACAAGAAGCATGGTTACTTTTACCATTCAAGACTGACAGACTTCAGTGAAA ATGCTGATGAAAAGAAAGAGGAAGAGTTCAAGTTCTACTATGTCTTCCAGGGTCCAAACCGAACCAAACAAAAACAGCTTCATTATGTCTTTGGGCGTGGTATGGGTGCCATAGATCCAGGCATAGTCAGGAAATCAGACAAACCGAGTGGGAAAGGTTATGTGTGGCCAACCGCTTTCAGACAGCCAAACCATATCTACTATGATTTGCACTTCATACCGCAGA CATCAGAACTTGAGCCTgaagatgatgctgatgatgtgaGAGAGGATGTGACAGCTGAAAAAACAATGCATTACAC GATGAAACTGGACACATCCGATACAGCTGGTCATGTCAAGGAAAGGCTGGCCGTCAGGCAGTTGAAGTCCGCCATCAATATTCATATCATACGGCGCGGAGCTGAACTGAT GGATGAAGAAGTGATTGGAGACCTTCGCAGTCCAAACCAAGAGCAATGGCAGGCATTCAAAGTGAAGCTGCTTCTGTCGTGA
- the LOC135486667 gene encoding alcohol dehydrogenase [acceptor]-like, protein MGHYLKLSLVVCLVALGEIYWHGTRETRRIQSHLKSESELLANYDYIIVGAGTAGCVLANRLSEDGKTTVLLLEAGNDGTHPGLEVPSEGSSLYRTNEFDWNYKTVSQKRACNGYENNECSLPRGKTLGGSSAFNSMTYDRGSKEDYDSWERMGIEGWKYEDLLPYFKRSENVQDADLAKSGHHGSSGPVGVSVTKSTKVGDLLLKAGQELNLRSGDYNDGTREGVHYSQTTIKDGKRASASRMYLFPVLERKNLHVIVHAHVRKVIFKEKKAVGVVFSIKRGKKEHRFRAHKEVILSGGAISTPQILMLSGVGPRDHLDEMKIPVVADLQVGQNLQDKVALVGPDVYLSQQLSAFPDDTGCISVKFQYLFYKTGHLAKVYGDDNTIFIKTKLQNENDGPDLQCHVYPNLAGGVVPTWGFANKTWLRYHSGWHDTHGFTPICTLLRPKSRGHIKLNTNNPFDHPIIEPNYFNDEEDLDRLLEGIRFIEKMLGTKSMKDAGAKNRHSVTKFPACKDLEAGSDGYWKCVIPYLSASVFQPSGTCKMGPKSDSRAVVDAQLRVHGLENIRVVDASIIPTTSSGNLNAPVIMIAEKAADLIKGLQTN, encoded by the exons atgggtcattatttgaaactTTCACTGGTAGTTTGTCTGGTGGCCCTTGGCGAGATTTACTGGCACGGAACCCGAGAAACCAGAAGGATACAGTCGCATCTAAAGTCGGAAAGTGAACTTCTGGCAAACTATGACTACATCATAG TTGGAGCTGGTACGGCAGGATGCGTTCTCGCCAATAGGCTTTCCGAAGATGGCAAGACGACTGTGCTACTTCTCGAGGCGGGGAACGACGGGACGCATCCAGGGCTTGAGGTGCCCTCAGAAGGTTCGAGTCTGTATCGAACCAATGAGTTCGACTGGAACTACAAGACGGTGAGCCAGAAGAGAGCTTGCAATGGATATGAGAATAAC GAATGCTCATTGCCAAGAGGAAAGACCCTGGGAGGTTCGAGTGCCTTTAACTCCATGACGTACGACAGAGGGAGCAAGGAGGACTACGACAGCTGGGAAAGGATGGGCATCGAAGGCTGGAAATACGAAGACCTGCTACCTTACTTCAAGAGGTCTGAGAACGTGCAGGATGCAGACTTGGCAAAATCAG GGCATCATGGGTCATCTGGTCCTGTTGGGGTTTCTGTGACCAAATCGACAAAAGTTGGGGACCTTCTGCTCAAAGCAGGCCAAGAATTAAACCTTAGGTCCGGAGATTACAACGATGGAACGCGAGAAG GAGTACATTACTCTCAGACGACTATTAAAGATGGCAAAAGAGCCAGTGCCTCAAGGATGTATCTATTCCCAGTCCTAGAACGAAAGAACCTGCATGTCATTGTACACGCCCATGTCAGAAAG GTCATCTTCAAAGAGAAAAAAGCAGTTGGTGTTGTTTTTTCCATCAAAAGAGGAAAGAAGGAGCATCGTTTCAGGGCCCACAAAGAAGTTATTCTTTCAGGTGGGGCAATAAGTACTCCTCAGATTCTGATGTTGTCCGGAGTTGGACCAAGGGATCACTTGGATGAAATGAAG ATTCCAGTTGTCGCTGACCTACAAGTTGGACAAAATCTTCAAGACAAGGTGGCACTGGTTGGTCCAGATGTTTACCTCTCACAACAGCTGTCAGCCTTTCCGGACGATACCGGTTGCATCTCGGTCAAGTTTCAATATCTGTTTTATAAAACAG GACATCTCGCTAAGGTCTATGGAGACGACAACACCATATTTATCAAGACAAAGCTGCAGAATGAAAATGACGGGCCAGATCTTCAATGCCACGTTTATCCCAACTTAGCAGGAGGGGTTGTGCCAACTTGGGGATTTGCTAATAAG aCGTGGCTGCGTTATCATTCCGGCTGGCATGACACTCACGGCTTCACCCCTATTTGTACGCTGCTCCGTCCGAAGTCTCGAGGACACATTAAACTCAACACCAATAACCCATTCGACCATCCCATCATTGAGCCAAACTACTTCAATGATGAAGAAGATCTGGATCGTCTGCTTGAAG GCATTCGATTCATCGAGAAAATGCTTGGAACCAAGTCCATGAAAGATGCTGGCGCCAAGAACAGACACTCTGTAACAAAATTTCCTGCTTGTAAGGACCTGGAGGCTGGCTCAGATGGTTACTGGAAATGTGTCATCCCATATTTAAGTGCCTCGGTTTTCCAACCCAGTGGGACATGCAAAATGGGTCCAAAGTCCGACTCAAGAGCTGTTGTTGATGCTCAACTAAG GGTCCACGGTTTGGAGAACATCAGAGTAGTGGATGCATCCATCATACCAACTACTTCGTCAGGGAATCTGAATGCCCCAGTTATCATGATAGCAGAGAAGGCGGCAGACCTGATAAAGGGGCTCCAGACTAATTAG
- the LOC135486669 gene encoding hippocalcin-like protein 1, whose translation MGGKNSSLNPKDLRDLREQTDFDQDEIKTWYESFKKDCPLGYLTKPQFVNMYQNYFPNGDAETFANHVFASYDTNGDNRIEFREFLCALSVMARGTLDQKLSWAFGLYDLDGNGWVTKDELLSIITGIYKMVQNDVELEDFAETPEELVDEILKLMDSNNDHKLSRVEFIEGCQKNPQLVKVIKPL comes from the exons ATGGGAGGTAAAAACAGCTCCTTGAACCCCAAGGATCTCCGGGACCTACGCGAACAAACCGATTTCGACCAAGATGAAATAAAGACGTGGTACGAAAGTTTCAAGAAGGATTGCCCCTTGGGTTATCTCACCAAACCGCAGTTCGTCAACATGTACCAGAATTACTTTCCAAACGGGGACGCGGAGACATTTGCCAATCATGTTTTCGCATCATATGACACAAACGGGGATAACCGGATTGAATTCAGGGAGTTCTTGTGTGCGTTGAGCGTCATGGCTCGTGGGACTCTGGACCAAAAACTAAGCTGGGCGTTCGGCTTGTACGATCTTGACGGGAATGGTTGGGTTACCAAGGATGAGCTCTTGTCCATCATTACG GGAATTTACAAGATGGTGCAAAATGACGTAGAATTGGAGGATTTTGCCGAGACCCCGGAAGAACTCGTGgatgaaattttgaaactgatGGACTCCAATAATGACCACAAGTTGTCAAGAGTTGAATTTATTGAGGGTTGTCAAAAGAACCCTCAACTGGTCAAAGTTATAAAGCCTCTCTAG
- the LOC135486672 gene encoding sulfotransferase 1C2-like: MTASNDVSNQKQSLKQLMREKYLKNEPTACVDPSAFRVLGCYKYRGMVMANFTPEHRLQQVEQLNFEKDDIVLSSYPKTGTTITQEMVYLVRNGGDVDEANKEYTFLRIPYLEFEGPSAGIDAYHERRRPRTIKSHLPVDCFERQVTSDGTRFIYVMRNPKDTLVSYYHFYKSCYLYGGFFGTFNDFFQMFLCNNVCYGNMFDHFLGWWRHRDLPNVLILKYEDLVRHPEEEIRKIAGFCKKELDDAAIERIVQATSFDVMKANPKTNNADTPFIDESISPFIRKGHIGDWKNYFTAEQNEQIDSMIAERLQADKLNFDYE, from the exons ATGACGGCATCGAACGACGTATCCAATCAGAAGCAGTCGTTGAAACAGCTTATGCGTGAGAAATATCTAAAAAATGAACCAACTGCCTGTGTGGATCCATCAGCCTTTCGTGTTTTGGGATGTTACAAATACCGGGGAATGGTCATGGCAAACTTCACCCCCGAACACCGGCTCCAACAGGTGGAACAGCTAAATTTCGAAAAAGATGACATAGTTTTGTCGTCATACCCTAAAACAG GAACTACCATCACTCAGGAAATGGTATATCTTGTGCGAAATGGTGGCGACGTCGATGAAGCCAACAAGGAGTATACCTTCTTGCGTATCCCTTACCTAGAATTCGAGGGACCAAGTGCTGGAATTGATGCCTACCACGAGAGGAGACGCCCCAGAACGATAAAATCCCATCTCCCGGTTGACTGTTTTGAACGTCAGGTTACGAGTGATGGAACCCGGTTCATCTACGTTATGAGGAACCCGAAAGACACGTTGGTCTCTTATTATCACTTCTACAAGAGTTGTTACCTCTATGGCGGTTTCTTTGGCACATTCAATGACTTCTTTCAAATGTTCCTCTGCAATAATGTCTGCTACGGTAATATGTTTGATCACTTTCTGGGTTGGTGGCGCCACCGGGATCTACCGAACGTGCTGATTCTGAAATACGAAGACCTCGTCCGTCATCCGGAAGAAGAGATTCGGAAGATTGCCGGATTTTGCAAGAAGGAATTGGATGATGCAGCAATAGAGAGAATAGTGCAGGCGACCTCGTTTGACGTCATGAAGGCAAACCCGAAGACTAACAACGCTGACACACCTTTCATTGATGAATCCATTAGTCCCTTTATCAGGAAGGGCCATATCGGTGATTGGAAGAATTATTTTACGGCCGAACAGAACGAGCAAATTGATAGTATGATTGCAGAGAGATTGCAAGCTGATAAGCTGAACTTTGATTACGAGTAG
- the LOC135486671 gene encoding XK-related protein 5-like encodes MSRAVSTVHVFLHVAEICLQMEAAVKYLDLGEVWCYIILSITVGPLVLTNLISIIWVFQNMDFTNKRCGKTVCIILHVLQLGMVWRYFKLILLYEDHDYDEFIVLRVIQALTLSAPYLIIQSFLFFKFSYSPLLVACVAIALNSLTFAFASYIEGNIREVDKTATRKDTEKTDVEGNHEKEVKEGDKVPMFRIIFVQFIWRFSILSSRLTAIVLFTVAMGYWMFLATGIHWLIVYSWSFRKECRKERRSCVDRILSAIAAYAQIFDLLNLRENENPSVISAYYLLIIVENSIFTVMALTRVHYLTTPDRKLMILSIVYGAFLLGVVFLIIYHKCVCEKKHKKVPCHFRTACCRHRRLKGDPDHMDVMFDDFTWDDYDGDIPSKDDGYVNPAFEPSVTTRSVNSSRNNSILMGRKLCSHMHNKVGHPSPKYCQTSFNYPRGQTPPRCSTPPRAGTPPRRCSNCSSPVYTPTKRSSNHSSPASSATLRRYPRIPRIPDRALTPEKRIVARNLKNTSTSTRGSSNSRNTNTLDVSIHSGQRSAPCSDTEQPSCSHQVNSRTPNDNRATPTKQRLFSSDELFYMHPSPTKMQQGQRLSAVMLSEQNNYDPKPDIVSDHDARVIFRQNIPRGVEVVYDPQRDSQSYATAKTNPGSLSDHESESDWTTCSDTDSEYARTWPPRNQAAYQKNEQLPKQEVSPVDHVAQWIKKTSSYLPTHIQSRPIDDMDIGKMRAKSEPRDHKTSGNKISRFFRAASLPRSKEALLKFCNLKSLKRDKVTPPKVKEDASPTDSTKPEEILKPSITVSTNMDIIEVLSEESIV; translated from the coding sequence ATGTCACGTGCCGTGAGTACAGTTCACGTTTTCCTTCACGTGGCCGAGATCTGCCTCCAGATGGAGGCAGCGGTGAAATACCTCGATCTGGGAGAGGTGTGGTGCTATATCATTCTAAGCATAACAGTAGGGCCCCTGGTCCTGACGAATTTGATATCAATCATATGGGTGTTTCAAAACATGGATTTTACAAATAAACGCTGCGGGAAAACAGTATGTATCATACTTCACGTATTACAGCTAGGAATGGTGTGGAGATATTTCAAACTGATTCTGTTATACGAAGATCATGACTATGATGAATTCATCGTGCTCAGAGTAATCCAAGCGCTTACTCTCAGCGCACCTTATCTGATAATCCAGTCCTTCCTTTTCTTCAAGTTCAGTTATTCCCCCCTTTTAGTAGCATGTGTGGCGATTGCACTAAACTCTTTAACTTTTGCATTTGCTTCCTATATTGAAGGCAACATAAGGGAAGTTGACAAAACAGCTACACGGAAGGATACGGAGAAAACAGATGTGGAGGGAAACCACGAAAAGGAGGTTAAAGAAGGAGACAAAGTGCCCATGTTCAGAATCATCTTCGTTCAATTCATTTGGAGATTTTCGATACTGTCTTCCCGTTTGACCGCGATTGTGTTGTTTACTGTTGCCATGGGGTATTGGATGTTCTTAGCAACGGGAATACACTGGCTGATTGTGTACTCGTGGAGCTTTCGAAAAGAATGCCGAAAGGAACGGCGTTCTTGTGTTGACAGGATACTCAGTGCCATTGCTGCATATGCGCAGATATTCGACTTGTTAAACCTCCGAGAAAATGAAAACCCCTCGGTCATTTCCGCATACTATCTCCTCATAATTGTAGAAAATTCCATATTTACTGTAATGGCCTTAACCAGAGTGCATTATCTGACCACACCAGATCGCAAGTTGATGATTCTGAGTATAGTCTACGGTGCTTTTTTGCTAGGCGTGGTGTTCCTGATTATTTATCATAAATGCGTCTGTGAGAAAAAGCATAAGAAAGTGCCGTGTCATTTCCGGACTGCCTGCTGCCGCCATCGTAGACTCAAAGGCGACCCGGATCATATGGATGTCATGTTTGATGATTTTACCTGGGATGACTATGATGGTGACATCCCTTCGAAGGACGATGGTTATGTCAACCCTGCCTTTGAACCTAGTGTCACGACCCGGAGTGTAAATAGCAGCAGGAATAACAGTATTCTCATGGGTCGCAAACTTTGTAGCCATATGCACAACAAAGTGGGTCATCCGTCTCCGAAATACTGCCAGACATCTTTCAACTACCCTCGGGGACAAACGCCTCCTCGATGCAGTACCCCTCCTCGTGCTGGTACGCCGCCGCGAAGGTGTTCAAACTGCTCATCGCCGGTGTATACACCAACAAAAAGATCCTCAAACCACAGTTCTCCGGCATCTAGTGCTACGCTACGGAGATACCCTCGTATTCCTCGAATCCCTGACCGTGCGCTTACACCAGAGAAGCGCATTGTTGCCCGTAATTTAAAGAACACTTCGACAAGTACGCGGGGATCTTCGAACAGCCGGAATACGAACACTTTAGACGTTAGTATACACAGTGGCCAGCGTAGTGCGCCATGTTCGGACACTGAACAGCCAAGTTGTAGCCATCAAGTAAACTCTCGTACTCCGAATGATAACCGTGCTACGCCAACAAAGCAGCGACTGTTCTCGTCAGATGAACTCTTTTATATGCACCCGAGCCCAACAAAAATGCAACAGGGACAGAGATTGTCCGCCGTAATGCTTTCGGAACAAAATAACTATGATCCGAAACCGGACATCGTCAGCGACCATGACGCACGGGTGATATTCCGCCAGAACATCCCCCGTGGGGTCGAGGTAGTGTACGACCCGCAGAGGGATTCTCAATCTTACGCTACCGCGAAAACAAACCCAGGTAGTCTTTCCGACCACGAATCGGAGAGTGACTGGACCACGTGCTCCGATACTGATTCTGAGTATGCGCGAACATGGCCGCCGCGAAATCAAGCAGCCTATCAGAAGAACGAACAACTGCCCAAACAGGAGGTGTCCCCTGTCGACCACGTTGCGCAGTGGATAAAGAAAACATCGTCATATTTACCTACCCACATCCAAAGTCGGCCTATCGACGATATGGACATCGGGAAGATGCGGGCGAAGAGTGAGCCAAGAGATCATAAAACTAGCGGCAACAAAATCTCACGATTCTTCCGCGCTGCTTCTCTCCCGCGTTCAAAGGAGGCGCTGCTGAAGTTCTGCAATTTGAAATCTCTGAAAAGGGATAAAGTGACTCCGCCTAAAGTGAAAGAGGACGCATCACCAACTGATTCTACTAAGCCCGAGGAGATATTGAAACCTTCCATTACTGTTAGCACAAACATGGACATTATTGAGGTATTGAGTGAAGAGTCAATTGTGTGA